A stretch of the Theropithecus gelada isolate Dixy chromosome 7a, Tgel_1.0, whole genome shotgun sequence genome encodes the following:
- the SPESP1 gene encoding sperm equatorial segment protein 1 isoform X1, giving the protein MKSLVLLVALLLWSSSVPAYPSITVSPDEEQNLNHYIQVLENLVLSVPPKEPGREKKSNSPKHVYSIASKGSKFKELITHGDTSTENDVLTNPISEETTTFPTEDFTPKIGKKKHMESTPFWSIKPNNVSIVLHAEEPYIEKEEPEPEPEPTARQTEAPRMLPVVTESSTSPYVTSYKSPVTTSDRSTGIESSTESEDVPQLSDETAIEKSKELTFGKHPESWNNDDILKKILDINSQVQQALLSDTSNPAYREDIEASKEHLKRSLALAAAAEHKLETMYKSQLLSPGQTSNKIDDIETVINMLCNSRSKLYEYLDIKYVPPEMREEAATVFNTLKNMCRSRRVTALLKVY; this is encoded by the exons ATGAAGTCTTTAGTCCTTCTAGTTGCGCTGTTGCTATGGTCTTCGTCCGTGCCGGCTTATCCGA GCATAACTGTGTCACCTGATGAAGAACAAAACTTGAATCATTATATACAAGTTTTAGAGAACCTAGTACTAAGTGTTCCCCCTAAGGAGCCAGGTCGTGAGAAAAAATCTAACTCTCCAAAACATGTTTATTCTATAGCATCGAAGGGATCAAAATTTAAGGAGCTAATTACACATGGAGACACATCAACTGAGAATGATGTTTTAACCAATCCTATCAGTGAAGAAACTACAACTTTCCCTACAGAAGACTTCACAccgaaaataggaaagaaaaaacacatggAAAGTACCCCATTCTGGTCAATCAAACCAAACAATGTTTCCATTGTTTTACATGCAGAGGAACCTTATATTGAAAAGgaagagccagagccagagccagagccaaCTGCAAGACAAACTGAGGCACCAAGAATGTTGCCAGTTGTTACTGAGTCATCTACAAGTCCATATGTCACCTCATACAAGTCACCTGTCACTACTTCAGATAGGAGCACTGGCATTGAGAGCTCTACAGAATCAGAAGATGTTCCTCAGCTCTCAGATGAAACTGCAATAGAAAAATCCAAAGAACTAACGTTTGGAAAGCACCCAGAGAGTTGGAATAATgatgacattttgaaaaaaattttagatattaATTCACAAGTGCAACAGGCACTTCTTAGTGACACCAGCAACCCAGCATATAGAGAAGATATTGAAGCCTCTAAAGAGCACCTAAAACGAAGCCTTGctctagcagcagcagcagaacatAAATTAGAAACAATGTATAAGTCCCAGTTATTGTCACCAGGACAAACAAGTAATAAAATTGATGATATTGAAACTGTTATTAACATGCTGTGTAATTCTAGATCTAAACTCTATGAATATTTAGATATTAAATATGTTCCAccagagatgagagaagaagctgctacagtattcaatacattaaaaaatatgtgtagaTCAAGGAGAGTCACAGCCTTACTAAAAGTTTattaa
- the SPESP1 gene encoding sperm equatorial segment protein 1 isoform X2 — MATSSRSPVGRGAEGITVSPDEEQNLNHYIQVLENLVLSVPPKEPGREKKSNSPKHVYSIASKGSKFKELITHGDTSTENDVLTNPISEETTTFPTEDFTPKIGKKKHMESTPFWSIKPNNVSIVLHAEEPYIEKEEPEPEPEPTARQTEAPRMLPVVTESSTSPYVTSYKSPVTTSDRSTGIESSTESEDVPQLSDETAIEKSKELTFGKHPESWNNDDILKKILDINSQVQQALLSDTSNPAYREDIEASKEHLKRSLALAAAAEHKLETMYKSQLLSPGQTSNKIDDIETVINMLCNSRSKLYEYLDIKYVPPEMREEAATVFNTLKNMCRSRRVTALLKVY, encoded by the coding sequence GCATAACTGTGTCACCTGATGAAGAACAAAACTTGAATCATTATATACAAGTTTTAGAGAACCTAGTACTAAGTGTTCCCCCTAAGGAGCCAGGTCGTGAGAAAAAATCTAACTCTCCAAAACATGTTTATTCTATAGCATCGAAGGGATCAAAATTTAAGGAGCTAATTACACATGGAGACACATCAACTGAGAATGATGTTTTAACCAATCCTATCAGTGAAGAAACTACAACTTTCCCTACAGAAGACTTCACAccgaaaataggaaagaaaaaacacatggAAAGTACCCCATTCTGGTCAATCAAACCAAACAATGTTTCCATTGTTTTACATGCAGAGGAACCTTATATTGAAAAGgaagagccagagccagagccagagccaaCTGCAAGACAAACTGAGGCACCAAGAATGTTGCCAGTTGTTACTGAGTCATCTACAAGTCCATATGTCACCTCATACAAGTCACCTGTCACTACTTCAGATAGGAGCACTGGCATTGAGAGCTCTACAGAATCAGAAGATGTTCCTCAGCTCTCAGATGAAACTGCAATAGAAAAATCCAAAGAACTAACGTTTGGAAAGCACCCAGAGAGTTGGAATAATgatgacattttgaaaaaaattttagatattaATTCACAAGTGCAACAGGCACTTCTTAGTGACACCAGCAACCCAGCATATAGAGAAGATATTGAAGCCTCTAAAGAGCACCTAAAACGAAGCCTTGctctagcagcagcagcagaacatAAATTAGAAACAATGTATAAGTCCCAGTTATTGTCACCAGGACAAACAAGTAATAAAATTGATGATATTGAAACTGTTATTAACATGCTGTGTAATTCTAGATCTAAACTCTATGAATATTTAGATATTAAATATGTTCCAccagagatgagagaagaagctgctacagtattcaatacattaaaaaatatgtgtagaTCAAGGAGAGTCACAGCCTTACTAAAAGTTTattaa